The window CCGTGAACTTTCGCTCGGTTCCCGCCTCGCGGAGGATGCGGTACTCTTCGTCCGTGAGTTCCGCGCGCCACTCCGCGTCGGATTTCTCGACCATACCCCGTGTAGTGCGTGGAGGGTAAGGAGGGTTGCGTCCGACCCCCCGAGGTTTTGCCGGTAGTCCGCGAACCACGGGGTATGTCCGACCTCGTCTGCGACGCCTGCGGGAACACGTACCCCGACGGCGACCGCCAGCACTGCGACTGCGGGGAGACGCTCTGGTACGAACTCGCGACCGACTTCGCGTGGCCCGAGACTTCGGGAAGTCTCTGGGCGTACAGCGACCTCCTGCCGGCGAGCAATCCCGTGGGAATCGAGCGCGCGGCCGGGGGCACGCCGCTCGTGCGTGCGCCCCGTCTCGACGACTACGCCGGCTGTCGGGTGCGCGTGAAGGACGAGTCCGCGAACCCGACCGGGTCGTTCAAGGATCGGGGAACGGCGGTCGCCACGGCCGCGCTCCGCGAACGCGGCGCGGACGCAATCGGCACCGTCAGTCACGGGAACATGGCGATGAGCACCGCCGCGCACGCCGCGAGCGCCGGCATGGACGCCGTCGTGCTCGTCCCCGACGGGATCCCCGAGGAACGCCTCGGGCACATCGCGCGCTACGACCCCGAACTGTACGCCGTCTCTGGCGACTACGGACGGCTCTACGAGGCATCGTTCTCGCTCTCGCCGACGTTCGTCAACTCCGACTCCCCGCTCCGCGTCGCCGGTCAGAAGACCACCGTCGTCGAACTCCTCCACCAGTTCGACGGCGTCCCGGACGCCGTCGTCGTCCCCGTCTCCTCCGGCGGGCACGCGAGCGGCACGTGGAAGGCCGTGCGGGAACTCGACGCCGCCGGCGCAATCGAGTCCGTTCCCGAACTCCACTTCGCGCAGGCCGCCGCCTGCGACCCCATCGCACGCGCCTACCGGAACGGCGACGAGACCATCTCGCCCATCGACAATAGTACGGAGACTGTCGCGTACTCCATCGCGAACGCCGACCCGCCGAGCGGGACTCGAGTGCTTCGCGCCGCCCGCGACACCGGCGGGAGCGTGCGCTCCGTGGACGACGACGCCATCCTCGACGCGCAGCGCGCGCTCGCCGAACGCGCCGGGCTCGCTGTCGAGGCCGCGTCCGCCACGTCGCTCGCCGCCGTCCGCGAACTCACCGAGTCGGGACGACTCGACGAGGCCGACGACGTGGCGGTCGTCGCCACCGGCACGGGCTTCCGCGAACGCCCGCCGACGCCCGACACCGTCGCGCGCGTCACACAGACTGCGCTCCGCGAACGCCTCCGCTAGTCCCGGAACGCGACCGCCTGCGCGTCCGCCTCCCGCACCCGCACGCCCTTCTCGGAGAGATGGCGCGTCCGCCGCCGCGCGTGGTCTTCTTCTTCCGTGCCCCGGGTGGCGAGGACGTAGACGAGCGCGCGGCCGGCCGGCCGCATCGTCCGGCCCGCGCGCTGCGCGCCCTGCCGTCGACTCCCGCCGAGGCCGGACGCGACGATAGCGAGTTCGGCGTCCGGGAGGTCGATTCCCTCGTCGCCCACCCGGGAGACGATGAGCGCGTCCCGCTCCCCGCTCCGGAACTGCCCGAACAGCCGTTCTCGTCGCGGATGCGGCGTCTCCCCGCTCACGAACGGGACGTTCAGGGCGTCCGCCAGTCGGTCGCCCTGGTCGAGGTAGTCCGCGAAAATCAGCGTCTTCGCCTCCGAGTGCGCCGCGCGCAGGTGTCGGATCTCCTCGACCTTCGCGGGGTTCGAGGCCGCGCGCTTCCGGCGCTCGTGACCGTCAGCGGACGCCCACTCGTAGCGGTCGTCCTCGGAGCGCCACGGCACGTACCGGATTTCGACTTCGGGCTCCTGCACGAACCCCGCGTCGAACAGCGCGTCCCAGTCCGTCCCGATCGGCGGCCCGACGAGCGTGTAGATGTCGGTCTCGCGGTCGTCCTCCCGGATCGGCGTCGCGCTCAAGCCCAGTCGGTGCTTGCTCTGGAGATTCGCCGCGCGCCGGAACACCGGGCTCGGGATGTGATGGGCTTCGTCGAGGATGATGAGCCCCCACTCCCGCGAGTCGAACAGCTGTCGGTGTCTGTCCATCCCCGCCGTCTGGTAGGTCGCGATGGTCACAGAGCGCAGCTCCTTCCGGCCGCCGTGGTACTCGCCGATTTGGTCGTCGGTGAGCGTGGTGTGTTCGAGCAGGTTCTCCCGCCACTGCGACGCCAGCTCGCGGGACGGAACGAGGATGAGGGTCTCGCCGCCGACGGACGCCATCACGCCCATCCCGGCGACGGTCTTCCCGCTCCCCGGCGGCCCGACGAGCACGCCCGACCCCTGGCGCTCGAAGCGCGCGACCCAGTCCGCCTGGTAGTCCCGCAGGTCGAGGGTGAGTTCGACGTCGAGCGG is drawn from Salarchaeum sp. JOR-1 and contains these coding sequences:
- a CDS encoding threonine synthase; this translates as MSDLVCDACGNTYPDGDRQHCDCGETLWYELATDFAWPETSGSLWAYSDLLPASNPVGIERAAGGTPLVRAPRLDDYAGCRVRVKDESANPTGSFKDRGTAVATAALRERGADAIGTVSHGNMAMSTAAHAASAGMDAVVLVPDGIPEERLGHIARYDPELYAVSGDYGRLYEASFSLSPTFVNSDSPLRVAGQKTTVVELLHQFDGVPDAVVVPVSSGGHASGTWKAVRELDAAGAIESVPELHFAQAAACDPIARAYRNGDETISPIDNSTETVAYSIANADPPSGTRVLRAARDTGGSVRSVDDDAILDAQRALAERAGLAVEAASATSLAAVRELTESGRLDEADDVAVVATGTGFRERPPTPDTVARVTQTALRERLR
- a CDS encoding DEAD/DEAH box helicase, with amino-acid sequence MSEEFSLSAFYDALESVGSPVVTATDVATHREESQADASDGLDDLVGEGVERRDVSNDPVVYYPSDYAATAETERVVVFPEQREVVVDQPRQFTRARLSQFAHLADTTRDGAYRYRVRKEDVWSSPYDSLDDLLAAVREVTNRRSDPIEEFVEGQWRRAHQFTLRTHEEGYTVLEAASDDVMGNVARQKLDDSHLRAPISDDTSWVNAEKVSEVKRVLYEAGYPVRDERDLDGGEPLDVELTLDLRDYQADWVARFERQGSGVLVGPPGSGKTVAGMGVMASVGGETLILVPSRELASQWRENLLEHTTLTDDQIGEYHGGRKELRSVTIATYQTAGMDRHRQLFDSREWGLIILDEAHHIPSPVFRRAANLQSKHRLGLSATPIREDDRETDIYTLVGPPIGTDWDALFDAGFVQEPEVEIRYVPWRSEDDRYEWASADGHERRKRAASNPAKVEEIRHLRAAHSEAKTLIFADYLDQGDRLADALNVPFVSGETPHPRRERLFGQFRSGERDALIVSRVGDEGIDLPDAELAIVASGLGGSRRQGAQRAGRTMRPAGRALVYVLATRGTEEEDHARRRTRHLSEKGVRVREADAQAVAFRD